In one Desulfosporosinus sp. Sb-LF genomic region, the following are encoded:
- a CDS encoding pitrilysin family protein, which translates to MYRKTVLPNGVRIITEEIEHVRSAAFGVWVGAGSRDEREGYEGISHFMEHMFFKGTEHRSARALAESLEAVGGQLNAFTTKEYTCYYAKVLDEDLDLAIDVLSDMFFHSLFDEKEIEKEKNVVIEEIKMYEDSPDELIHDIFSEYVWNDHPLGKPILGTEESIRSLSRDKIMHFLSEHYAPDNVVIAVAGKIKHDEVVEKLTDQFGTFKRGGRRVLEGTPTGQTVQHYQKKETEQMHIILGVPGLGQDDEDIYAMHIFNNILGGGLSSRLFQEIREQRGLAYSVYSYHSTYVDTGLFAVYAGTSPNNTREVIECILQELKDIEQNGITKEELERTKAQIKGGLYLGLESVSSRMSRLGKTELTYNRVLSPEEVVEKLEKVTLDDVLRVVGRLWQKDKISIMTMGPSGHDVKLSDLLKQTGWEE; encoded by the coding sequence TTGTATCGAAAGACGGTATTGCCTAATGGGGTTAGAATTATTACAGAAGAAATCGAACATGTGCGTTCCGCTGCTTTTGGAGTATGGGTGGGAGCAGGTTCCAGAGATGAACGTGAAGGGTACGAGGGTATATCTCATTTTATGGAACATATGTTTTTTAAAGGGACGGAACATCGAAGTGCGCGCGCTTTAGCGGAATCCCTCGAAGCCGTTGGTGGACAGCTGAATGCCTTCACGACGAAAGAATATACCTGCTACTATGCTAAAGTTCTAGATGAGGACCTTGATCTGGCAATTGATGTTTTAAGTGATATGTTTTTCCATTCGCTTTTCGATGAAAAGGAAATCGAAAAGGAGAAGAATGTAGTTATTGAAGAAATTAAAATGTATGAGGATTCTCCTGATGAACTGATTCATGATATTTTTTCTGAGTATGTATGGAATGATCATCCCTTAGGAAAGCCGATCTTGGGGACGGAGGAGAGCATAAGGTCATTAAGTCGGGATAAAATTATGCATTTTCTCTCAGAGCATTATGCCCCAGACAATGTTGTCATCGCTGTGGCAGGTAAGATTAAGCATGATGAGGTTGTAGAGAAACTGACTGATCAGTTCGGCACTTTCAAGAGGGGAGGGCGACGGGTTCTCGAAGGAACGCCCACCGGTCAGACTGTTCAACACTATCAAAAGAAAGAGACGGAGCAGATGCATATTATCCTGGGGGTACCAGGGCTGGGTCAGGACGACGAGGATATTTATGCGATGCACATCTTCAACAATATTTTAGGTGGAGGATTGAGCTCCAGGTTGTTCCAGGAGATACGAGAACAGCGCGGATTGGCTTATTCCGTGTATTCTTATCACTCCACATATGTAGATACGGGGCTATTCGCGGTCTATGCCGGAACGAGTCCCAATAATACTAGAGAAGTGATCGAGTGTATTCTCCAAGAGCTGAAGGATATTGAGCAAAATGGTATAACCAAAGAGGAATTAGAAAGGACCAAGGCGCAAATTAAAGGTGGTCTATATCTAGGGCTTGAATCAGTAAGCAGTCGGATGAGTCGCTTGGGGAAAACAGAACTTACGTATAACCGTGTACTTTCGCCTGAAGAAGTGGTGGAAAAACTGGAAAAGGTGACCTTGGACGATGTATTGCGCGTGGTCGGACGACTTTGGCAGAAAGATAAAATCAGTATTATGACCATGGGCCCTTCAGGACATGACGTTAAATTATCCGATTTATTAAAGCAGACTGGTTGGGAAGAGTAG